In the genome of Deltaproteobacteria bacterium, one region contains:
- a CDS encoding PIN domain-containing protein: MILVDTGPLVALIHQDDDHHEICKKTFTLLNDSLGTVWPVITEAMHLLSFSRTGQIALWDMIESGAVELLSLGTEDIARMKELMHKYRDLPMDLADAALVRVAERERLRRVFTIDRRDFLIYRPSRIGRFTILPSRP, encoded by the coding sequence ATGATCCTCGTGGATACCGGACCGCTGGTTGCGTTAATTCACCAAGATGATGATCATCACGAAATCTGTAAGAAAACGTTCACCTTATTAAACGATTCGCTTGGCACCGTCTGGCCGGTGATCACAGAAGCGATGCACCTCCTCAGCTTCTCACGCACGGGGCAAATCGCTCTCTGGGACATGATCGAATCTGGAGCGGTTGAGCTTTTATCCCTTGGCACCGAGGACATCGCCCGGATGAAAGAATTGATGCATAAGTATCGCGACCTGCCGATGGACTTGGCCGACGCGGCGCTGGTGCGTGTTGCCGAGCGCGAGAGACTGCGTCGCGTTTTTACCATCGACCGCCGCGATTTCCTGATCTATCGCCCATCGCGAATCGGGCGGTTCACTATTTTACCGTCGCGTCCGTAG
- a CDS encoding ribbon-helix-helix protein, CopG family, whose translation MALSVRLDDKTESLIGRLARKRRQTKSEVIRDAVGVLAKQEERGSERTRPYDRVAHLIGCVKGGPRDLSVRSGDKFRELLLDRRRSRR comes from the coding sequence ATGGCTTTAAGTGTGCGGTTGGATGACAAAACGGAATCGTTGATCGGGCGTCTTGCGAGAAAGAGGCGGCAAACCAAATCGGAGGTCATTCGCGACGCCGTCGGGGTTCTCGCCAAGCAAGAAGAAAGAGGCTCGGAACGGACACGTCCCTACGATCGCGTAGCCCACCTGATAGGCTGTGTCAAAGGCGGACCGCGGGACCTATCGGTGCGCAGCGGCGACAAGTTTCGCGAACTGCTTCTCGATCGGCGCCGGAGCCGGCGATGA